In Methanothrix sp., a genomic segment contains:
- a CDS encoding type B DNA-directed DNA polymerase yields the protein MWIFDSYYKGSVELWGRENGPVKVSAPFPHSFYMHLRDPPAHREMLAALEDLYRVEEGTFRTIFGPLEGYRIFAGRKVAEKIEIQTRYSAQLYNVDVRHDQWYMAKHDLFPCGEKDESRFSPDFPIPLTSLQIEVKSAKVKGAERAGGTGGGGARRAEDAEGTGSSPLLPGAEITSIQICRGKERRLDGPERRVIADLMELIRSYNPDLILFPYADNWVPAMLRKAERYGIEPAFSRSGWFKSIAPKSYWSYGRANHKEGALIPEGRVLIDTARSFVYREGGLKGVLMASRLTGLSPNLTSRFTPGTLISSYEVFEALRRGVAVPFRKSDAESTRKITDLRACDRGGMMFQPQPGIYERVYQIDFTSLYPSIIVKYNLSPESLEHPEVRGFLATVISSLLNLRIETKKRKKTDPEYRGIDSVLKWMLVTCFGYTGYRNAKFGQIQVHERITAISRDLLMDIKELAEDMDFEVLHGIVDCLWVRGGSISNYQRAVEQMTGILTEVDSFDWIAFLPMADGWGSYTRYFGRLDNGEMKARGVAARRGDTPHYVKRMQMDLLGLLARAERREELHLLRPEAEEVHRGYRQGLMDARVDLRELAVRRRLSRTSYSRRCAEASALQALKSAGRRPAPGMEVGYVVADARRWEVDLVEEAAEYDARYYEKLLDKAWEEVAFVFGPQTE from the coding sequence ATGTGGATCTTCGACTCATATTATAAGGGCTCAGTGGAGTTATGGGGCAGAGAGAACGGCCCGGTAAAGGTCAGCGCTCCCTTTCCCCATTCATTTTATATGCACCTGAGAGATCCTCCCGCCCACAGGGAGATGCTGGCGGCATTGGAGGACCTCTACCGGGTGGAGGAGGGCACTTTCAGGACCATCTTCGGCCCTTTAGAGGGCTACAGGATCTTCGCCGGCCGCAAGGTGGCAGAGAAGATCGAGATCCAGACCCGCTACTCCGCTCAGCTTTACAATGTGGACGTCAGGCATGACCAGTGGTATATGGCCAAGCACGATCTCTTCCCCTGCGGAGAGAAGGATGAGTCCCGCTTCTCTCCCGATTTCCCCATTCCCCTGACCTCTCTGCAAATAGAGGTAAAATCAGCAAAGGTGAAAGGGGCAGAAAGAGCAGGAGGAACGGGAGGAGGAGGAGCGAGAAGAGCAGAAGATGCAGAAGGAACGGGGAGCAGCCCCCTCCTGCCCGGGGCGGAGATCACCTCCATTCAGATCTGCAGGGGCAAAGAGAGGAGGCTAGATGGACCGGAGAGGAGGGTCATCGCCGACCTGATGGAGCTGATCCGCTCCTACAACCCGGACCTGATCCTCTTTCCCTATGCCGACAACTGGGTCCCGGCAATGCTCCGCAAGGCGGAGAGGTATGGCATCGAGCCGGCCTTCAGCCGCAGCGGCTGGTTCAAATCAATAGCCCCCAAATCCTACTGGAGCTACGGCCGGGCCAATCACAAGGAGGGCGCCCTCATCCCCGAGGGGCGGGTGCTCATAGATACCGCCAGGAGCTTCGTCTATCGAGAGGGGGGGCTGAAGGGGGTGCTGATGGCCTCCCGCCTCACCGGCCTCTCCCCAAACCTCACCTCCCGCTTCACCCCAGGCACTCTGATCTCCAGCTATGAGGTCTTTGAGGCCCTCCGAAGAGGAGTGGCCGTCCCCTTCCGGAAGAGCGATGCAGAGAGCACAAGAAAGATCACCGATCTGAGAGCCTGCGACCGGGGAGGGATGATGTTCCAGCCCCAGCCCGGGATTTACGAACGGGTCTATCAGATCGATTTTACATCTTTATACCCCTCCATCATTGTGAAGTACAACCTCTCCCCGGAGAGCCTGGAGCATCCGGAGGTGAGGGGCTTTCTCGCCACAGTGATCTCCTCTCTGCTCAACCTCCGGATTGAGACCAAGAAGCGGAAGAAGACCGACCCCGAGTACAGAGGAATCGACTCGGTGCTGAAGTGGATGCTCGTGACCTGCTTTGGCTACACCGGCTACAGGAATGCCAAGTTCGGCCAGATCCAGGTGCACGAGAGGATCACCGCCATCTCCCGCGATCTGCTCATGGACATCAAGGAGCTGGCAGAGGATATGGACTTCGAGGTACTGCACGGCATTGTGGACTGCCTCTGGGTCCGGGGCGGGTCCATATCGAACTACCAGAGGGCAGTAGAGCAGATGACCGGCATTCTCACTGAGGTCGACAGCTTTGACTGGATAGCCTTCCTCCCCATGGCCGATGGCTGGGGCTCTTACACCCGTTACTTCGGCCGGCTGGATAATGGAGAGATGAAGGCGCGGGGAGTTGCCGCCCGGAGGGGTGATACCCCGCATTATGTGAAAAGGATGCAGATGGATCTGCTCGGCCTTCTGGCCCGGGCAGAGAGGAGGGAGGAGCTACACCTCTTGAGGCCCGAGGCGGAGGAGGTGCACAGAGGGTACCGGCAGGGCCTTATGGACGCCAGGGTCGATCTCCGGGAGCTGGCCGTGCGCCGCCGGCTGAGCAGGACCAGTTACAGCCGCCGCTGTGCTGAGGCCTCTGCCCTCCAGGCCCTGAAGAGCGCCGGCCGGCGTCCTGCACCAGGAATGGAGGTGGGATATGTGGTGGCTGATGCCAGACGCTGGGAGGTCGATCTGGTGGAAGAGGCAGCAGAGTATGACGCCCGGTACTACGAAAAGCTGCTGGATAAGGCCTGGGAGGAGGTGGCCTTTGTCTTCGGGCCGCAGACGGAATGA
- a CDS encoding pyridoxamine 5'-phosphate oxidase family protein: MSAKLMEYFNRQPRLGALGTANKDGIVDVAVMGSLQMIDEKTVIAAFARGRTFANLQENPNAVYIIMEPHAEILDWKGIRVYLRMRDYATSGPQLEGYKSQMARVVGEQAAEMVQVMVTFDLTEIRPLIDLGQGWEKSI; the protein is encoded by the coding sequence ATGTCAGCTAAATTGATGGAATACTTCAACCGGCAGCCCAGGCTTGGTGCTCTTGGCACTGCAAACAAGGATGGAATAGTAGACGTGGCAGTAATGGGCTCGCTGCAGATGATCGATGAGAAGACGGTTATCGCGGCCTTTGCCCGCGGCCGCACCTTCGCCAATCTGCAGGAGAACCCAAATGCAGTCTACATTATCATGGAGCCCCATGCTGAGATCCTTGATTGGAAGGGGATCCGAGTCTATCTGCGGATGAGGGATTATGCCACATCCGGGCCCCAGCTGGAGGGCTACAAGAGTCAAATGGCCAGGGTCGTGGGCGAGCAGGCAGCAGAGATGGTCCAGGTGATGGTCACCTTTGATCTGACTGAGATCCGGCCTCTAATAGACCTCGGCCAGGGTTGGGAGAAATCCATCTGA
- a CDS encoding glycosyltransferase family 2 protein, producing MRSASSMRTSLYLEDVDLAMRLRLAGWKCLYVPRAEVVHHHGKTAGVVKDLAVYYDNRNIVWYPIYPVKDFSVMLYITVVNLQSAVIYITYSYMLHGV from the coding sequence ATGAGATCGGCCTCTTCGATGAGGACTTCTCTCTATCTGGAAGATGTAGACCTGGCCATGCGGCTCCGTCTGGCTGGCTGGAAGTGCTTATATGTGCCCCGGGCTGAGGTCGTTCACCATCACGGAAAGACTGCCGGAGTGGTCAAGGACCTGGCGGTCTACTATGACAACCGGAATATTGTCTGGTATCCGATCTATCCGGTCAAGGATTTTTCTGTCATGCTCTATATCACGGTCGTGAATCTACAATCGGCTGTTATTTATATAACCTATTCCTATATGCTACATGGGGTGTAG
- a CDS encoding ABC transporter permease: MWFAEYRELIKILTISDLKVKYQSSVLGFAWSMLNPLLLMLILYAVFSNAFRAAEDQFALYLLIGVISWRFFANGTTSAMNVIVSNSSLVTKIFIPREGLVLSATLSAFISSLMEFLVLIPFLIVLGAGLSPYIPLFLIIHAIYFLIVYGVSLILAALYVYYRDLTQIWNVIIQMGFFLSPIVYPLSAVPSEYIDYYMLNPMTGIIQMYREILLYHQIPPLESIVFTLSAGLFIAIIGSYIFRRLERRFAEEI, from the coding sequence ATGTGGTTTGCGGAGTATAGGGAGCTAATAAAAATCCTCACCATAAGTGATCTGAAGGTGAAGTACCAGAGTTCGGTTCTGGGATTTGCCTGGTCTATGCTAAATCCCCTTCTGCTAATGCTAATCCTCTATGCAGTATTCTCCAATGCATTCCGGGCGGCAGAGGATCAATTTGCACTTTATCTTCTGATAGGGGTGATAAGCTGGCGCTTTTTTGCCAATGGAACCACATCGGCGATGAACGTCATTGTGAGCAACTCGAGCCTGGTGACCAAGATCTTCATCCCCAGAGAGGGGCTGGTGCTTAGCGCGACTCTGTCTGCTTTCATAAGCTCGTTGATGGAGTTTTTGGTGCTAATCCCTTTTCTCATTGTGCTTGGCGCAGGATTATCACCGTACATACCTTTATTCCTCATAATTCATGCTATTTACTTCCTTATAGTCTATGGAGTAAGTCTGATCCTTGCAGCTCTCTATGTCTATTATCGAGATCTCACTCAGATATGGAATGTGATTATCCAGATGGGATTTTTCCTCTCTCCAATTGTATATCCTTTATCGGCAGTTCCATCCGAATATATAGATTATTATATGCTAAATCCAATGACCGGAATAATTCAGATGTACCGTGAGATTCTGCTGTATCATCAAATACCACCTTTAGAATCAATTGTCTTCACCCTTTCAGCAGGGCTGTTCATCGCCATTATTGGTTCATACATATTTCGCCGGCTTGAACGCAGATTCGCGGAGGAGATCTGA
- a CDS encoding ABC transporter ATP-binding protein, producing the protein MIGLFQGKAGNYEEFSALNDVSFSVKRGETFGVIGPNGCGKSTLLKVLAGVLYPDDGWVMINGKIAPFLELGVGFQPELSARDNVYLYGAIMGMTGKEVSRRYEEIMDFAELKRFENMKLRNFSSGMYVRLAFATAIHTDPEIMLVDEVLSVGDEAFQKKCEIKIDEIRRDGKTILLVSHALGTVRQLCSRSLLLGNGKMMAIGDTEEVLKEYDRMMNNARKVNI; encoded by the coding sequence TTGATCGGCCTATTTCAGGGGAAGGCTGGCAACTATGAGGAGTTCTCCGCTCTTAATGATGTGAGCTTTTCCGTCAAGCGAGGAGAGACCTTTGGAGTGATCGGCCCGAATGGCTGCGGCAAAAGCACTCTCCTTAAGGTCCTGGCTGGCGTGCTATATCCGGATGATGGCTGGGTAATGATTAACGGGAAGATCGCGCCGTTTCTCGAGTTGGGTGTTGGATTCCAGCCAGAGCTTTCCGCCAGGGATAATGTCTACCTTTATGGTGCTATCATGGGGATGACTGGCAAGGAGGTGAGCCGCCGTTATGAGGAGATTATGGATTTTGCCGAGCTGAAACGCTTTGAGAATATGAAATTGCGCAACTTCTCATCGGGCATGTATGTGCGGCTGGCCTTTGCCACCGCGATCCATACTGATCCGGAGATTATGTTGGTGGACGAGGTCCTCTCTGTGGGCGATGAGGCCTTCCAGAAGAAGTGTGAGATAAAGATCGATGAGATCCGCAGGGATGGAAAAACCATACTGCTGGTATCACATGCTCTGGGCACAGTACGGCAGCTATGCAGCAGATCTCTGCTCTTGGGTAATGGGAAGATGATGGCAATTGGAGATACCGAAGAGGTCTTGAAAGAGTATGATCGGATGATGAATAATGCCAGAAAGGTAAATATATAA
- a CDS encoding glycosyltransferase family 39 protein translates to MKNTNALLIGSFCLLVLAKAFLSLRFHSPWMMPDEVAYAKMAADIFGSVHPALSPGYPLFLSIAYLSSGDMNVVYHCMLLINCFLSSLILFPSYFILNKYCAKDFAIMGAVLVATLPSSVLYTFLIMTENLFIPIFLFSIWFLLQAYETEKPYWIFLAILSVALLFFTRHNGIFMVASMAVSLGYFLLSSGKLKDYSKLILYNSPPVNFAGFLILFLVISAIILNRMDGYHYLVWMYSHANTDMQIYSALFSNADNLKAYLVLLQNEIGYIIITTYFIFIVLSSIFFLHLFLPTNKICISSSLAEWFRTMSAQRKISLKSTSIYFLLIFIVLVPSTTTYVYRMNQEFPEGNWVLISRYIDPIIPAFFLFGLMALYKIRETPEKRSLALIAAFVAIFSAIFFIRFPALLNADIISIFFIKFFMNRAPNFAAFPAVAAGFFSLLGMYLITKRHKEIFFLALIIFSICASAYTYHQTFVYYSEKNNTENGIGQFLNAHADSDNHPIIMDWEDYQRDWYFSTLTSFWTKKEITYGDINGTLTDLKNNEKKEYLISSKVLQLETLAVSSRGYYLYSS, encoded by the coding sequence GATGAAGTTGCATACGCGAAGATGGCAGCAGATATCTTTGGGTCAGTGCATCCGGCATTATCGCCAGGATATCCGCTATTCCTATCCATAGCGTATCTATCCTCCGGCGATATGAACGTAGTATATCACTGCATGCTTCTGATCAACTGTTTTCTCTCATCATTGATACTCTTTCCTTCTTATTTTATCTTAAACAAGTATTGCGCCAAGGACTTCGCGATAATGGGGGCTGTGCTGGTGGCAACTCTTCCCTCGTCTGTACTATACACATTTCTCATAATGACAGAAAACCTATTTATTCCCATCTTTTTATTCAGCATCTGGTTTTTGCTACAAGCCTATGAGACTGAAAAGCCATACTGGATCTTTCTAGCCATTCTATCAGTCGCCCTGCTCTTTTTCACAAGGCATAACGGCATATTCATGGTAGCCAGCATGGCTGTCTCCTTAGGCTATTTTCTGCTTTCGTCAGGAAAGCTAAAAGACTACAGTAAATTAATATTATATAATTCACCTCCAGTAAACTTTGCAGGCTTTTTGATCCTATTTCTAGTCATAAGTGCTATCATCCTAAACAGAATGGATGGATATCATTACCTCGTCTGGATGTATTCTCACGCTAATACAGACATGCAAATCTATTCCGCCTTATTCAGCAATGCAGACAATCTAAAAGCATATTTGGTGCTGCTGCAAAATGAGATTGGATATATCATTATAACTACTTACTTTATATTTATTGTTTTATCTTCTATATTCTTCTTACACCTGTTCTTGCCAACCAATAAGATATGCATATCCTCGTCCCTCGCAGAATGGTTTAGAACTATGAGCGCTCAAAGAAAGATTTCATTGAAATCCACAAGTATCTATTTTCTTCTGATCTTTATAGTACTCGTCCCCAGTACGACCACATACGTTTATAGAATGAACCAGGAATTCCCTGAGGGGAACTGGGTATTAATAAGCAGATACATAGACCCTATAATCCCGGCCTTTTTTCTTTTTGGTTTGATGGCGTTATATAAAATACGTGAAACTCCGGAAAAAAGGAGCCTAGCATTGATTGCAGCATTTGTCGCTATATTCTCAGCTATATTCTTCATCCGTTTTCCCGCACTACTTAATGCGGACATAATTTCAATATTTTTTATTAAATTTTTTATGAATAGAGCGCCAAATTTTGCGGCATTTCCTGCAGTTGCCGCTGGCTTCTTCTCGCTATTAGGTATGTATCTGATAACTAAAAGACACAAAGAGATCTTCTTTCTTGCACTAATAATCTTCTCTATCTGCGCCTCTGCCTACACCTACCATCAAACATTTGTATATTATTCTGAAAAAAATAATACTGAGAACGGAATTGGGCAATTCCTTAATGCACATGCAGATAGCGATAATCATCCGATAATTATGGACTGGGAGGATTATCAGCGAGATTGGTATTTCTCAACCTTAACCAGCTTCTGGACCAAAAAAGAGATCACTTACGGCGACATCAATGGAACGCTCACAGATTTAAAGAACAATGAGAAAAAAGAGTATCTGATAAGCTCCAAAGTGCTGCAGCTTGAGACTTTAGCGGTCTCCTCGCGGGGGTACTATTTATATAGCTCTTAA